The Pseudomonas sp. Marseille-Q3773 DNA window CACCTGGGAAAGCGACCCGAAGAATGGCAGTGCCTTTGGTCAGGTAGACTTCAGCGTGCCAGTGAGTGTGGTGGCGGCGAGCCAGGGCAAACTCATCGAAGTGCGCTATGCCGTGGTGCGCAATGACCAGCCCCCGAAGCCGTCACTTCCACTGGAATTGACGGTAGGCGTGTTGTCGCAGGACCACTTGCCATTGCCAGTGGTGCCTGAGGCACCCGACAAGATACTTGACATGGCAACATTCCAGGGCAATGCAAAGGTTACCGTTGCCCCCTGGCGATTGATTGCCCTGGCACAGCGCTACTGGATCAAGGTCAGCGGTACAAACGACAACTCACAACCTTACAGTTTTTATGTCGCATCCAATCAGCCCGTGACCAACTCGGAGGTAGGCGGCGGCCTGGATTGGCCAATGTTGCGTAGCGAACTACAGAAGCTCAAGCACGAGACCCCGCTGACAGTCGAGGTGAGCATCGCTTTCGATCCGGCCCAGGACGAAACAGCTGCTCGCAAGTTGCTACCGTTGATCCTGACACTGCGCAAGCCAGCCACAATCATACCTGGCGATCTGTATATTCCGAAGGCCCCCGCCAGACGTCTGAATGTTCAGACTGATTTCTACCGCGATGAATTCCTCGATGTGCAAGTACTGGTGTATGAGGGCATGGCGCCAGGGCAATCGATCGTTCTGCAATGGGAAGGCCCGCTCTTTACCTGGAGAAGTGATCCGCAACGGGTCAACACACCGAGCATAATCACCTTCAAAGTGCCGCGACTTGAAGTACTCGATGCAATCGGCTATTCGGTGAAGATTCACTATATCGTCAACGACACTATTCCCTCAGCACCCTACACCCTGAACATCGATAGCCAAGGCATGAGCATGCCGCCGCCGCGATTCTCTGATCAAGGAGGGGGTTCCTACGCGGTTTCGATTTATTCTCCCGATCAACAGACCGACCACACGGGGCGCGTGCGCTGGACCGGGGTAATAACTCGCGACACCGCTGAGCAGCACCTTCAGACTGGAGAAGTTGAATACTTCCAGATCCCGACTGCCTGGATAAATGAGAACAGAGGCCGCGAAGTGCTGATCAACTATACAATCTACCGTGGTAATAATGAGCCATTCAGATTCTCCCAGGTACTGCGACTAAAACTTTGAAGTACCAACGCTCTGTGCTCTTCGAGCACAGAGCGTTGCAGTTGTTGTAGGCAAAGAGCACTGCAGCAAACCTGGCATTTTTACCAGTTGTAGCGGTTCACCCACCTACCTATTCTGTTTTCAACCTGGGTCAAACCACACAACTTCACCACCGCAGCACCCCTGCTCATTGACCGGGGGGGGGTGGGAGAATTACCCGATGAAAAAACTAGCGTTGGTACTGATCATATGGCTGCTCTCCGCTTGTACCAGCCAGGAACCCACAGTTCCTCCCGTCATTCCATCCATCACCGTGCTCAATGGCCCGGCCACGGCGGAGGCCTTGACCAGGCGTTACAACGACACCCGGGCAAACTGTGGCAGTGACAGCATGCCGGCATTCCTCTGCTCGGGGGTTATCATACGCGCCACGACCTACGATCCTGGCTACGACACCTGGGACCCTAGTCCTAAAGCCCTGGCGAAAGGCAGTGTTTCGTTTTCCTACCTGCGCAAGGACAACAACTTGCAGAGCTTCGCCTGGAGACCGAGCAATCCCAACGGTTTTATCTCTTATCCGATCATCGGCAATCCACCAGACAAACTCGATCTCCCTATTCTGTGCCATTTCCCCATGGATGGCTGGACCGGCAACCGAACTGAATGGTACGGGTGTGGCGTCTATCCCGGGGTGGCTGGCAGCTATGCCTCACCAGAGGAGCTGGACCCAGCACGCAGGAGCAAGCAGAACCTCCTCACCAAAACCGGCATCGACCTGCCGATCATCGAGGTCACGCTGCCCACCACGGCGACTGGCAGCGCAACCTTCCAGTACATTGCCGCGGACCAGTAATGCCCGGTTAGAGACGATCGGGCGGAGTACCTCGCCTGCCGTGAAGTACACCGCCCTGATCAGCAATACACCCGCCCACGCAGGTACAGGGCAGCGCGACCACTGATGATCACCCGGCCATTGCCTGGCACGTCACAATGCAACTGCCCTTTGCGCGCCCCGCCTTGTTCGCAGGTCAATGCGCGCTTGCCGAGCATGGCGGACCACAGCGGTGCCAGCGAGGTATGCGCCGAGCCGGTGACCGGGTCTTCGTTGACCCCAACCCGAGGGCCGAACCAGCGGGTGACGAAATCATGATCACGGCCTGCTGCCGTTACCGCGATGCCGCGTACGTCGAATGCCGACAGGGCAACAAAATCAGGTTTCAGCGAGGCAAGCACCGCCAAGTCGTCGATCAGCACCACGTAATCATCCGAGCGATACACCGCCCTGGCATTGCTCAGCCCCAGCGCCTCCAACAGCCCGGTTGGCAGGTCGATGGCCACCGGCTGCTTGGCCGGGAAGTCCATCGCCAGCAATCCGTCGGCAGCCCGGCTGACCCGCAGTTCACCGCTGCGGGTATTGAAGCGCAGCACTTCGGCCGGCTCGCCTAGATGTTCGAACAGTACATAGGCGGAGGCCAGAGTGGCATGGCCGCACAAATCTACTTCGACGCTGGGAGTGAACCAGCGCAGGTCGAAGGCCTCGCCGTTACGCACGAAATAGGCGGTTTCCGACAGGTTGTTCTCTTCGGCGATGCGCTGCAGCAGGTCATCCGGCAGCCAGCTGCCCAGCGGGATCACCGCTGCCGGGTTGCCACCGAAGGGATCGGCGGAAAAAGCATCGACCTGGAAGATCTCGAGTTGCATGCAAACGCTCCTTATGGGCCGGGCAGTGCCGGTGATATCGAATGGGTCAAGGTAGAACGGGGGTGAGCACCGGCTCACCGGCAAAGAACGCCTGTAAATTGCGCAGCACCAAGGTCACCGTGTCGCGTGCCGCTTCTGGCGACTGGCCGGCCACATGCGGCGTGAGCACGGTATTGGCGAGGGTCTTGAGCGCATCGGGCACCTGCGGCTCGTCATCGAACACATCGAGCGCGGCACCGGCCAGTCGGCCCTGCTGCAGCGCGGCAAGCAGCGCCTGGGTGTCGACTACGCTGGCACGGGCGATGTTGACCAGGTAGCCCTCGGCACCCAGCGCATCGAGCACCTGGGCATCGACCAGGTGGTGGGTATTGACGCCGCCAGGGGTGGCGACGACCAGGACGTCGACAGCTTCGGCCAGGTGCAGCGGGCTGTCGTACCGGGTATAGGGCAAATCCTGGCGCGGCGTGCGGCTGTAGTAGCTGATAGGCATGTCAAAGCCCAGATGGGCGCGCTTGGCGATGGCCTGCCCGACCGCACCAAGACCGAGAATGCCCAGGCGTTTGCCACTTACCGAGGGGCTGATCACCCGGTTCCATTCGCCGCGTCGGGTACTGGCATCGGCGTGGGGAATGTCGCGCAACAGCGCCAACAGCAAGGCCATGGCATGGTCAGCGACCGCGCTGGCATTGGCCCCGGCACCGTTGGTGACGGTGATGCCGCGGGCGGCGGCGGCGGCCAGATCGACCTGCTCGTAGCCGGCGCCGATCACACAGATGATCTGTAATCTGGGCAGGCTATGGATTTCGGCGGCAGTCAGGCCCAGCGGGCCGCGGGTGAGTACCGCATCGATTTCATCGGCGTGGTGCTGAATGGCCTCGGCGCGCAGTTGCGGTGAGGGGGCACGCATCAATTGGTAGCCAGCCTGCTCCAACAGGGGCAGGTAATCGTCGACGGTTTCTACCAGAACCAGGACTGTCTTGCGCATGCCACCTCCGGATCAGTTCGAGGTGGCATTATGCGGAATCACCGACCAGTACAGTCAATCGAAATAATAAGGCAAAACTGCACTGTTCTGCTAAGCATGGCTTCGTGCTCCTAACCCTGCTCTTGCTCTTGCTCTTGCTCTTGCTCTTGCTCTTGCTCTTGCTCTTGCTCTTGCTCTTGATCTTCGCGACTTCAGGAGGCCGAACGCAGGCCTTGCGGAGGGAGGTGACGGGCATGGATGCCCGTCAAGCGCTGAGGCCCCATGGATGGGGCCTGCAGCGCGTCCTCCCGGGAGCAAGGCCGGAGTGAGGGAACCCCGTAGCGCAGCGGAGGGGCCGGATGATAGGAGCGCAGCGTTTTTTGGTTACTTTTTGCCGCGTTTGGCAAAAAGTGACTCGCCGTAAGGGCGAAAAGGTGAGTCAGCGTCGCCATCGCCAATGGACTTTGCGCGCGATAAAAACCAGCGCTATCCCGCTTTAATCTTTTCGCTTTTCGCTTTCAGGCGTGGGCTTCAACAATGAGGTCAACATTCATTTTCAAAGATGGCGCTTAGTCACCTTTCCGCCCTTACGGCGGGTCACTTTTTGTCAAACGCGACAAAAAGTAACCAAAAAACGCTGGCTCCCATCATCCGGCCCCTGCGCTGCGCTCCGGGGTCCCCTCGCTACGGGCTTGCTCCCGGGAGGACGCGCTGCAGGCCCCATCCATGGGGCCTCAGCGCTTGACGGGCATCCATGCCCGTCACCTCCCTCCGCAAGCCCTTCGCTCGGCCTCCTGAAGTCGCATTCGGCGGCGCCTGAACTATCGCGCGCTTAGAAGCAAAGGCAAAGGCAAAGTTAACGCTGCAACTACTGGGCGAATGCGCGTCCCAGACCACCCGGTACGCCACTGCTGTCCGTTTCCTGCCAAGGCCCATTCGGGCTCAGCGACCAGCTCCAGCCGTTATCGAACCGGTAGTAGGTGCGCTGGCGGTAGAAGGTATTGGGTTGCTTCTCAAGCACGTATACACCCAGTTTCGGGTCCCAGTGGCTCGCCCCCCCAGGCGGTGGCGCAAAGCTGGCCGAAGTGCGCGGCATCGGCTTGGGAATGGCCGCCGGCTTGCTCGGCGCAGTGGACGGTTGCCCACCCGGCGCCGGCTTGACCACCGGGCCCTGCTGCGGCAACCGCTCGATCGGCGGCTCCGGCTGTTCGTACGGCTCATGCACCGTACACGCAGACAAACCCAGGGCGAGGGTGATCAGGGTCAGGCGGACGGTGCTGTGCATGGCATTGCTCTCTTACGGGTCGGGGCTGTCGATGGTCAGGCGCTGGGTGGCTTGCGTGGTGCTGGGCAGTGGCGCGCCCTGGCCAATCCACTCGCCATGGGTAGGCTGGCCAGCGCGCGAGACACGTGCAACCAGTTGGACTTCGGCAAAGTCGGACAGTTTCATCTGCGGCAGCATCGCGTCAGCATCGGACAGTTCCACCTCTATCGGCAACTGCGCCACCGTCACCCGCTTGGCCGCCAACGGCATCGGCGGCCCGTTGCTGGCGCGGGCAAAGATGAACACCGTGTCGTCCGCCCTGACCTTGTCTTTCAGCGCCGCCGCCAGCTCCACCCGCACCTTCAGACGCGCTGCCACCGGCGCGGGTTGCGCAGCCTGGCCCGACGAGCCGCCCAGGCGCTCGGCAGCGCGATTGATACCGCCCTGCAGCGCCTCACGCGATGCGTCACCTTCCGGCAACTGGGCCAGCAAACGCTTCCAGTAATCGATGGCCTCCTGGTAGCGCTCGCCCTCGAAAGCGGCGATGCCACGCAGCCCCAGGCTGGTCACTTCGTTGGGGTCGGTTTTCAGTGCCTCGTCAGTCAGCGCTTGCAGCTGCGGGTTCCATTGCTTGCCTGCAGCGAAGTACAGCGCCTGGGCCCACTGCCCCAGCAGGTCGGGCTGACGCCCGGCCAAGGCCACGGCGCGCTCGAAGGTGCGCGCAGCATCGGCCGGACGCTGTTCGGCCATGTAGGAACGCCCCAGGTAATACACCGCCTCGGCCGAGTCCGGCTGGGCTTGCACCACCCGTTCCAGGCGGGCCGTCATCTCTTCCATCGACTTGGGCGCTTCGGCGAACTCCTGGGTCAGTTCCACCCTGTCCGCGGCACCAAAATGCAAGTACAGGCCCAGCGCCATCAGTGGTACCAACACCGCCGCCACTACTGGCAGGGTTTTGCCCAGATGGCCCTGGCGCGCAACTTCGGCGCCTTCAGTATCCGCCAGCAGCTCACGCGCAGCTTCGTCGCGGCCCTTGGCCATTTGCGCCTCGTCAAGCACGCCAGCAGCCTGCTGCGCCGCCAGTTCGTCGATACGCTCCTGGTACAGCGCCACGTTCAGGGCGGTGCGGTCTTCTTCCTGCTGCTGGCGCCGGCCACGCAGGATCGGGATCAACAGGAAACCAAGGGCAGCGAGCAGCAACAGGCCCGCACTCAGCCAGAATTCAGTCATGGGTCTGTTCTTTTTCCAGCAGTTTGGCGAGACGCTCGCGTTCTTCGAGGGACAGCTCCTGGGTAGCCTGGGTGGCCGAACCACGGCGACGGCGCACGATCACCGCCAGCACCACGAAACCG harbors:
- the ccmI gene encoding c-type cytochrome biogenesis protein CcmI, whose protein sequence is MTEFWLSAGLLLLAALGFLLIPILRGRRQQQEEDRTALNVALYQERIDELAAQQAAGVLDEAQMAKGRDEAARELLADTEGAEVARQGHLGKTLPVVAAVLVPLMALGLYLHFGAADRVELTQEFAEAPKSMEEMTARLERVVQAQPDSAEAVYYLGRSYMAEQRPADAARTFERAVALAGRQPDLLGQWAQALYFAAGKQWNPQLQALTDEALKTDPNEVTSLGLRGIAAFEGERYQEAIDYWKRLLAQLPEGDASREALQGGINRAAERLGGSSGQAAQPAPVAARLKVRVELAAALKDKVRADDTVFIFARASNGPPMPLAAKRVTVAQLPIEVELSDADAMLPQMKLSDFAEVQLVARVSRAGQPTHGEWIGQGAPLPSTTQATQRLTIDSPDP
- a CDS encoding 2-hydroxyacid dehydrogenase, yielding MRKTVLVLVETVDDYLPLLEQAGYQLMRAPSPQLRAEAIQHHADEIDAVLTRGPLGLTAAEIHSLPRLQIICVIGAGYEQVDLAAAAARGITVTNGAGANASAVADHAMALLLALLRDIPHADASTRRGEWNRVISPSVSGKRLGILGLGAVGQAIAKRAHLGFDMPISYYSRTPRQDLPYTRYDSPLHLAEAVDVLVVATPGGVNTHHLVDAQVLDALGAEGYLVNIARASVVDTQALLAALQQGRLAGAALDVFDDEPQVPDALKTLANTVLTPHVAGQSPEAARDTVTLVLRNLQAFFAGEPVLTPVLP
- a CDS encoding PhzF family phenazine biosynthesis protein — its product is MQLEIFQVDAFSADPFGGNPAAVIPLGSWLPDDLLQRIAEENNLSETAYFVRNGEAFDLRWFTPSVEVDLCGHATLASAYVLFEHLGEPAEVLRFNTRSGELRVSRAADGLLAMDFPAKQPVAIDLPTGLLEALGLSNARAVYRSDDYVVLIDDLAVLASLKPDFVALSAFDVRGIAVTAAGRDHDFVTRWFGPRVGVNEDPVTGSAHTSLAPLWSAMLGKRALTCEQGGARKGQLHCDVPGNGRVIISGRAALYLRGRVYC